The following coding sequences are from one Pseudomonas mendocina window:
- a CDS encoding cyclopropane-fatty-acyl-phospholipid synthase family protein, giving the protein MKSSSLTSTRSLVRSGNGIGAGLLRRAVLRQLENLQHGLLLIQEGNDTLHFGQPQSDLRAEIKVSDPAVWGLVAGNGSIGAGEAYIHGYWSTPDLTAVIRIFVANLDVLDAMEGGLARLGRPLIQGLHWLNRNTRQGSRRNIAAHYDLGNDLFEQFLDPTMMYSAAMFLRDNDSLEQAQLNKLERICEKLALQPSDHLLEIGTGWGSMAIYAATHYGCRVTTTTLSREQYAYTERRIRELGLADRITLLLEDYRDLNGQYDKLVSIEMIEAVGHRFLPTYFEQCARLLKPEGLMLLQAITIRDQRYEQACQSVDFIQRYIFPGGALPSVHKMLEVVSRHTDLNLHHMEDFGLHYARTLRLWHDNLRQARQRLEQLGYDDYFYRLWEFYLCYCEGGFLERTIGTAQLLLAKAGARPLPHYVQPSTLA; this is encoded by the coding sequence ATGAAAAGCTCTAGCCTGACCTCCACCAGAAGCCTGGTACGCAGCGGCAACGGCATTGGTGCCGGCCTGCTGCGACGCGCCGTGCTGCGCCAGCTGGAAAACCTGCAACACGGCCTGCTGCTGATTCAGGAAGGCAACGACACTCTGCATTTCGGCCAACCACAGAGCGACCTGCGCGCCGAAATCAAGGTCAGCGATCCGGCCGTCTGGGGCCTGGTTGCCGGTAACGGCTCGATCGGCGCAGGCGAAGCCTATATCCATGGCTACTGGAGCACGCCTGATCTCACCGCGGTAATCCGTATCTTCGTCGCCAACCTCGACGTACTCGACGCCATGGAAGGTGGCCTGGCACGCCTGGGCCGGCCGTTGATCCAGGGCCTGCACTGGCTCAACCGCAACACCCGCCAGGGCTCGAGGCGCAATATCGCGGCGCACTATGACCTGGGCAACGACCTGTTCGAGCAGTTTCTCGATCCGACCATGATGTACTCCGCAGCGATGTTCCTGCGTGACAACGACAGCCTGGAACAGGCGCAGCTCAACAAGCTCGAACGCATCTGCGAGAAACTCGCGCTGCAGCCGTCCGATCACCTGCTGGAAATCGGTACCGGCTGGGGCAGCATGGCCATCTACGCCGCGACCCATTACGGCTGCCGGGTCACCACCACCACTCTGTCGCGTGAGCAATACGCCTACACCGAGCGACGCATCCGTGAGCTGGGCCTGGCAGATCGCATCACCCTGCTGCTGGAGGACTACCGCGACCTCAATGGCCAGTACGACAAGCTGGTCTCTATCGAGATGATCGAAGCCGTCGGCCACCGTTTCCTGCCCACCTACTTCGAGCAGTGCGCACGCCTGCTCAAGCCCGAAGGACTGATGCTGCTGCAAGCCATCACCATTCGTGACCAGCGTTACGAGCAGGCTTGCCAGTCGGTCGATTTCATCCAGCGCTACATCTTCCCCGGCGGCGCCCTGCCCTCGGTACACAAGATGCTGGAAGTGGTGAGCCGCCATACCGATCTCAACCTGCACCACATGGAAGATTTCGGCCTGCACTACGCGCGTACCCTGCGCCTGTGGCACGACAACCTGCGCCAGGCCCGCCAGCGCCTGGAGCAACTGGGCTACGACGACTACTTCTACCGGCTGTGGGAGTTCTACCTGTGTTACTGCGAGGGCGGCTTCCTCGAGCGCACCATCGGCACCGCGCAACTGCTGCTGGCCAAGGCCGGCGCCAGGCCGCTGCCACATTATGTACAGCCTTCGACGTTGGCCTGA
- a CDS encoding DUF1365 domain-containing protein, producing MHSALYSGWVQHRRFAPRAHAFRYRMGLLYLDLSEQAQLFALSPLAGNGRWAPFAFRETDYLPEHTRQGTPLHEAVRNRVEEALGSRPMGRICLLTQPRSWGLAFNPASFFYCFDESETLMAILCEVSNTPWRQRYHYVLPASGEGRHQVRVDKAFHVSPFLPRELEYRMSFSPVGERLGIHMADWQGENKVFDASLSLHRQPLTRANLHRYLLTFPWMTGKTLAAIYWQALRLLLKRIPIFDHSPAQGSFSVARPHVKDMPHEKL from the coding sequence ATGCACAGCGCCCTGTATAGCGGCTGGGTGCAGCATCGTCGCTTCGCCCCGCGCGCGCATGCCTTTCGCTACCGCATGGGTCTGCTGTACCTCGACCTGAGCGAACAAGCGCAGCTGTTCGCCCTGTCGCCGCTGGCCGGCAACGGCCGCTGGGCGCCATTCGCCTTTCGCGAAACCGACTACCTGCCCGAGCACACCCGCCAGGGCACGCCGCTGCATGAGGCAGTACGCAACCGCGTGGAAGAGGCGCTGGGCTCGCGGCCAATGGGTCGCATCTGCCTGCTGACGCAACCGCGCAGTTGGGGCCTGGCGTTCAATCCGGCGAGTTTCTTCTACTGCTTCGACGAAAGCGAGACGCTCATGGCGATTCTCTGCGAAGTCAGCAATACCCCCTGGCGCCAGCGTTATCACTACGTGCTGCCCGCCAGCGGCGAAGGCCGTCATCAGGTTCGTGTCGACAAGGCCTTCCACGTTTCGCCGTTCCTGCCGCGAGAGCTGGAGTACCGCATGAGCTTCAGCCCGGTAGGGGAACGTCTGGGCATCCACATGGCCGACTGGCAGGGCGAAAACAAGGTGTTCGACGCCAGCCTCAGCCTGCACCGTCAACCGCTGACCCGCGCCAACCTGCACCGCTACCTGCTGACCTTCCCCTGGATGACCGGCAAGACCCTTGCCGCCATCTACTGGCAGGCCCTGCGCCTGCTGCTCAAACGTATACCGATTTTCGACCACAGCCCCGCGCAAGGCAGCTTCAGTGTTGCCCGCCCGCACGTGAAGGACATGCCCCATGAAAAGCTCTAG
- a CDS encoding LysR family transcriptional regulator, with translation MDIDLTRTFLEIVRSGSFIAAAERLHVTQTAITARVQKLEGHLNCTLFVRNRAGAKLTADGEAFVSYANQILQTWEAAQRELPLPDGYHNVLRIGGEISLCNPLMLHWVSRIRANIDQYAVHTHIGDGQELLRQLELGVLDAALVYQPTYWPGMQVEQLLEEKLILVRAKKAEPYVYVDWGEAFRLQHDRALPDQAKAPVSFNLGPLALQYILEHGGSGYFRTRVVQSYLDKKVLKRVPRAPEFNYPTYLVYSRERDSVVLQQAFELLRETVAEDTDWSQRWDPMI, from the coding sequence ATGGACATCGATCTCACCCGCACCTTTCTGGAAATCGTTCGCAGCGGCAGTTTCATCGCCGCCGCCGAACGCCTGCATGTCACCCAGACGGCCATCACCGCGCGTGTCCAGAAGCTGGAGGGCCACCTCAATTGCACGCTGTTCGTGCGTAACCGCGCCGGTGCCAAGTTGACAGCGGACGGCGAGGCTTTCGTCTCCTACGCCAACCAGATCCTGCAGACCTGGGAAGCGGCGCAGCGCGAACTGCCGCTGCCGGACGGCTACCACAACGTGCTGCGTATCGGTGGTGAGATCAGCCTGTGCAATCCGTTGATGCTGCACTGGGTCAGCCGCATCCGCGCCAATATCGATCAGTACGCCGTGCACACTCATATCGGCGATGGCCAGGAACTGCTGCGCCAACTGGAGCTGGGCGTGCTGGATGCCGCCCTGGTCTACCAGCCGACCTACTGGCCGGGTATGCAGGTAGAACAGCTGCTGGAGGAAAAACTGATTCTGGTGCGCGCGAAAAAGGCCGAGCCCTACGTATACGTCGACTGGGGCGAGGCCTTCCGCCTGCAACACGACAGAGCGCTACCGGATCAGGCCAAGGCGCCGGTGTCCTTCAACCTTGGCCCGCTGGCCTTGCAGTACATCCTCGAACATGGCGGCTCCGGCTACTTCCGCACGCGGGTGGTGCAGAGTTACCTGGACAAGAAGGTGCTCAAGCGTGTGCCGCGTGCGCCGGAATTCAACTACCCGACCTACCTGGTGTATTCCCGCGAGCGCGACTCTGTCGTACTGCAGCAGGCTTTCGAACTGCTGCGCGAAACCGTCGCCGAAGATACCGATTGGTCGCAGCGCTGGGATCCGATGATCTGA
- a CDS encoding DUF2878 domain-containing protein, with protein sequence MPRLLANAILFQLGWFACVLGGDGPWLLVVAVALAVHLFWVSSWAAEGKLLLSIFLFGCAVDSFLLHLGVFDFGEPRTLIPLWLASLWLLLGTTLNHCLAWSAQPWWRASLLGAIGGPMAYYAGAQLGGVQLPLGNVTTLGLLAIIWAMVLPVLHGFARLYRLQYQQRQRLQ encoded by the coding sequence ATGCCCAGACTGCTCGCCAATGCCATCCTCTTCCAGCTCGGCTGGTTCGCCTGCGTGCTCGGCGGCGACGGGCCCTGGTTGCTGGTCGTGGCAGTCGCGCTGGCCGTGCACCTGTTCTGGGTAAGCAGTTGGGCAGCAGAGGGCAAGTTGCTGCTCAGCATTTTCCTGTTCGGCTGTGCGGTGGATAGCTTCCTGCTGCATCTGGGCGTCTTCGATTTCGGCGAGCCGCGCACGCTGATCCCCCTGTGGCTGGCGTCGCTATGGCTGCTCCTGGGCACAACCCTCAATCACTGCCTGGCCTGGAGCGCGCAACCCTGGTGGCGCGCCAGCCTGCTCGGTGCCATCGGCGGGCCCATGGCCTATTACGCGGGCGCGCAACTGGGCGGTGTACAACTGCCACTGGGCAACGTCACGACACTGGGGCTGCTGGCGATAATCTGGGCCATGGTACTTCCGGTGTTGCACGGTTTCGCCAGGCTCTACCGCCTTCAGTACCAACAGCGACAGCGCCTGCAGTGA
- the murI gene encoding glutamate racemase encodes MPSNAPIGVFDSGVGGLSVLREIRQLLPNESLLYVADSGHVPYGEKSPEYIRERCVVIIEHLLAQGAKALVLACNTATAAAGAELRARYPHLPIVGMEPAVKPAAAATRSGVVGVLATTGTLKSAKFAALLDRFANDVRVITQPCPGLVECIEAGELQAPATRALLQGYVSPLLAEGCDTLILGCTHYPFLRPLLHELVPESVTLIDTGAAVARQLQRLLIQDGLLATASVQPTRYWSSGETAQLCRVLPILLGEQAEVLSL; translated from the coding sequence ATGCCCAGTAACGCGCCGATTGGCGTTTTCGACTCCGGCGTCGGCGGCCTGTCGGTGCTGCGCGAGATTCGTCAGCTGTTGCCGAACGAGTCGCTGCTTTACGTCGCCGACAGCGGCCATGTGCCCTATGGCGAGAAGAGCCCCGAGTACATTCGCGAACGCTGCGTGGTGATCATCGAGCACCTGCTGGCGCAGGGCGCCAAGGCGCTGGTGCTGGCCTGCAATACCGCCACGGCGGCAGCCGGCGCTGAGCTACGCGCGCGTTATCCGCATCTACCTATCGTCGGCATGGAGCCGGCCGTGAAGCCAGCAGCGGCTGCGACGCGCAGTGGTGTGGTCGGTGTGCTGGCTACTACCGGCACGCTCAAGAGTGCCAAGTTCGCCGCTTTGCTCGATCGTTTCGCCAATGACGTGCGGGTGATCACGCAGCCCTGTCCGGGGTTGGTGGAATGCATCGAGGCAGGCGAGCTGCAGGCGCCAGCCACACGGGCGTTGCTGCAAGGCTATGTCTCGCCGTTGCTGGCCGAAGGCTGCGACACGCTGATCCTAGGCTGTACGCACTATCCATTCCTGCGTCCGTTGCTGCACGAACTCGTGCCGGAGTCGGTGACCCTGATCGACACAGGCGCGGCAGTCGCACGACAACTGCAACGGTTATTGATCCAGGACGGTCTGCTGGCGACCGCATCCGTGCAACCGACCCGTTACTGGAGCAGTGGCGAGACTGCGCAACTTTGCCGAGTATTGCCGATTTTGCTGGGTGAACAGGCCGAAGTTCTTTCGCTATAG
- a CDS encoding HPP family protein, translating into MNTSSRLHQWCRAFLPEAPHTRSREWLRAALGASLGFTFATWLCSQLFGLQLAVHFSGPLAASAVLLFAVSSGALAQPWSILGSYLCATLVGVLVGHLLDHSLLGAALAIGLSLLLMCPLRCLHPPGGAIAFCVVFAPMIPGVPNWYPALTVVIAALALLGCALLYNNLTGRRYPRQSAAAPDAHHTGDPSPGERMGIRGTDLDQALDELGAFVDVTREDLELIVKNTERYALRRSMGGICAGQVMSRDLVCAAPNTSIKQGLHLLRHHHLKALPILDRNRQLVGIVSLSDLVAPLHSRPARRFGLFERKPRPRLGELMSSPVRCTTVDTHVADLIDVLSDRGLHCLPVLENNKLVGIITQTDLIAALQRELLAHFD; encoded by the coding sequence ATGAACACATCATCACGCCTGCACCAATGGTGCCGCGCTTTTCTTCCTGAGGCTCCGCACACACGCTCACGGGAATGGCTGCGTGCGGCACTCGGCGCCAGCCTGGGGTTTACCTTCGCCACCTGGTTGTGCAGCCAGCTCTTCGGCCTGCAGTTGGCCGTGCATTTCTCCGGGCCGCTGGCCGCTTCGGCGGTATTGCTGTTCGCCGTGTCCTCCGGCGCACTGGCGCAGCCCTGGTCGATTCTCGGCAGCTACCTGTGTGCCACGCTGGTCGGCGTGCTGGTCGGCCACTTGCTCGATCACAGCCTGCTCGGCGCCGCGCTGGCGATAGGCCTGAGCTTGCTGCTGATGTGCCCGCTACGCTGTCTCCATCCACCAGGCGGTGCCATCGCCTTCTGCGTGGTGTTCGCGCCGATGATTCCGGGGGTGCCCAACTGGTATCCAGCCCTGACGGTGGTGATCGCCGCACTGGCCCTGCTCGGTTGCGCACTGCTCTACAACAACCTCACCGGCAGGCGCTACCCACGCCAAAGTGCAGCAGCGCCCGATGCACATCACACTGGCGACCCGTCCCCAGGCGAGCGTATGGGCATTCGCGGCACCGACCTCGACCAGGCCCTCGACGAACTCGGCGCCTTCGTCGACGTGACCCGCGAGGATCTGGAGCTGATCGTGAAAAATACCGAGCGCTACGCGCTGCGCCGCAGCATGGGCGGCATCTGCGCCGGCCAGGTGATGTCCCGTGACCTGGTCTGCGCCGCGCCGAACACCAGCATCAAGCAGGGGCTGCACCTGCTGCGCCACCATCACCTCAAGGCACTGCCGATTCTTGACCGCAATCGGCAACTGGTCGGTATCGTCAGCCTGAGCGATCTGGTCGCGCCCCTGCATAGCCGCCCAGCCAGGCGCTTCGGCCTGTTCGAGCGCAAGCCACGGCCGCGCCTGGGCGAGCTGATGAGCAGCCCGGTGCGCTGTACCACTGTCGATACGCACGTCGCCGATCTGATCGACGTACTGTCCGACCGCGGCCTGCATTGTCTGCCGGTGCTGGAGAACAACAAGCTGGTGGGGATCATCACCCAGACGGATCTGATCGCAGCCCTGCAACGAGAGCTCCTGGCCCATTTCGACTAA
- a CDS encoding YkgJ family cysteine cluster protein — translation MNDTIPLRQLPSEPSVSCSTCAACCCQLEVMLIGDTGVPQRYIETDDWGGEVMRRLDDGWCIALDRDSMRCTIYAQRPLICREFELGAAECLEERRGIATAYTQ, via the coding sequence ATGAATGACACCATCCCCCTCCGCCAATTGCCGAGCGAGCCCAGCGTCAGCTGCAGCACCTGCGCGGCCTGCTGCTGCCAGCTGGAAGTCATGCTGATCGGTGATACCGGCGTGCCACAACGCTATATCGAGACTGACGACTGGGGCGGCGAAGTGATGCGCCGCCTGGACGATGGGTGGTGCATAGCGCTGGATCGCGACAGCATGCGCTGCACCATCTACGCCCAGCGCCCACTGATCTGCCGTGAGTTCGAACTGGGCGCCGCCGAATGCCTGGAAGAACGACGCGGCATCGCCACCGCCTATACGCAGTGA
- a CDS encoding acyloxyacyl hydrolase: MKKLCALAAAATLSFAVIGSAQAADVTAAIGQSGDSTMVYRLGAQWDWNTSWLQSSVGRLTGYWDLGYTYWDGDKTASNHSLSFAPVFVYEFAGETVRPYIEAGIGVAAFASTELEDNRLGSSFQFEDRIGVGLRFSGQEIGLRALHYSNAGIKQPNDGVEAYTLHYRMSF; this comes from the coding sequence ATGAAGAAGTTGTGTGCCTTAGCTGCAGCTGCGACGTTGTCATTCGCGGTGATTGGATCTGCGCAAGCTGCGGACGTGACCGCAGCCATTGGTCAGAGTGGCGACTCCACCATGGTTTACCGTCTGGGCGCGCAGTGGGACTGGAATACCAGCTGGCTGCAGAGCAGTGTTGGTCGCCTGACCGGCTATTGGGATCTGGGTTACACCTACTGGGATGGCGACAAGACTGCGAGCAACCACAGCCTGTCGTTCGCTCCGGTGTTCGTCTATGAGTTTGCTGGCGAGACCGTGCGCCCCTACATCGAGGCCGGTATCGGTGTGGCGGCGTTCGCCAGCACCGAGCTGGAAGACAATCGCCTGGGGTCGTCCTTCCAGTTCGAAGACCGCATTGGCGTTGGCCTGCGCTTTTCCGGTCAGGAAATCGGTCTGCGCGCGCTCCACTACTCCAACGCCGGTATCAAGCAGCCTAACGATGGCGTCGAAGCCTATACGCTGCACTACCGCATGAGCTTCTGA